In Carcharodon carcharias isolate sCarCar2 chromosome 3, sCarCar2.pri, whole genome shotgun sequence, a single window of DNA contains:
- the LOC121276530 gene encoding repressor of RNA polymerase III transcription MAF1 homolog isoform X2, which translates to MAGDDKQMFKQFCQEGQPHVLEALSPPQTTGISPNRLSKSQSGDEGEGPLCDKCSRKTLFYLIATLNASFRPDYDFSTAKSHEFSKEPSLNWVVNAVNTSLFSAVGEEFNKLKPQLWDAVDEEICLSECDIYSYNPDLDSDPYGEEGSLWSFNYFFYNKKLKRIVFFTCRSVSGYLYSQGTEISNNFDMDLEDEVLLSQDEDEEDEEAEAIEETRYQAVCV; encoded by the exons ATGGCAGGAGACGATAAGCAGATGTTTAAGCAGTTCTGTCAAGAGGGACAGCCCCATGTCCTGGAAGCCCTTTCCCCACCTCAGACTACTGGAATTAGCCCAAACAG GTTGAGTAAGAGCCagagtggagatgaaggagagGGACCACTCTGTGACAAGTGTAGCCGCAAGACACTCTTCTACCTGATTGCTACACTCAATGCATCGTTCCGCCCAGATTATGACTTCAGCACAGCTAAAAGCCATGAGTTCAGCAAAGAGCCCAGTTTGAACTGG GTGGTGAATGCTGTGAACACCAGCTTGTTTTCTGCTGTTGGAGAGGAGTTTAACAAACTGAAACCTCAGCTTTGGGATGCTGTTGATGAAGAGATCTGTCTGTCAGAATGTGACATCTACAG CTACAATCCAGATTTGGACTCTGACCCATATGGTGAGGAGGGTAGCCTTTGGTCTTTTAACTATTTCTTCTATAACAAGAAACTGAAAAGGATAGTGTTCTTCACGTGCCGTTCTGTCAG TGGGTATTTATACAGTCAGGGCACTGAGATCAGCAACAACTTTGACATGGATCTGGAAGATGAGGTCCTCCTCAGTCAGGATGAAGATGAAGAAGATGAAGAAGCAGAAGCTATAGAAGAGACCAG gtaccaggcagtgtgtgtctAA
- the LOC121276530 gene encoding repressor of RNA polymerase III transcription MAF1 homolog isoform X1, protein MKLLENTSFEAMNSQLTIETGDSRIIGRIESYSCKMAGDDKQMFKQFCQEGQPHVLEALSPPQTTGISPNRLSKSQSGDEGEGPLCDKCSRKTLFYLIATLNASFRPDYDFSTAKSHEFSKEPSLNWVVNAVNTSLFSAVGEEFNKLKPQLWDAVDEEICLSECDIYSYNPDLDSDPYGEEGSLWSFNYFFYNKKLKRIVFFTCRSVSGYLYSQGTEISNNFDMDLEDEVLLSQDEDEEDEEAEAIEETRYQAVCV, encoded by the exons ATGAAGCTGTTGGAAAATACAAGCTTCGAGGCAATGAACTCCCAGCTTACCATAGAGACTGGTGACTCTCGCATTATAGGGCG GATAGAGAGTTATTCCTGCAAAATGGCAGGAGACGATAAGCAGATGTTTAAGCAGTTCTGTCAAGAGGGACAGCCCCATGTCCTGGAAGCCCTTTCCCCACCTCAGACTACTGGAATTAGCCCAAACAG GTTGAGTAAGAGCCagagtggagatgaaggagagGGACCACTCTGTGACAAGTGTAGCCGCAAGACACTCTTCTACCTGATTGCTACACTCAATGCATCGTTCCGCCCAGATTATGACTTCAGCACAGCTAAAAGCCATGAGTTCAGCAAAGAGCCCAGTTTGAACTGG GTGGTGAATGCTGTGAACACCAGCTTGTTTTCTGCTGTTGGAGAGGAGTTTAACAAACTGAAACCTCAGCTTTGGGATGCTGTTGATGAAGAGATCTGTCTGTCAGAATGTGACATCTACAG CTACAATCCAGATTTGGACTCTGACCCATATGGTGAGGAGGGTAGCCTTTGGTCTTTTAACTATTTCTTCTATAACAAGAAACTGAAAAGGATAGTGTTCTTCACGTGCCGTTCTGTCAG TGGGTATTTATACAGTCAGGGCACTGAGATCAGCAACAACTTTGACATGGATCTGGAAGATGAGGTCCTCCTCAGTCAGGATGAAGATGAAGAAGATGAAGAAGCAGAAGCTATAGAAGAGACCAG gtaccaggcagtgtgtgtctAA